The sequence GAGAGATGTTGCTTCATATGCTGCTTGTTCGTAATCAATGTTAACAGAAGGAATCGTTTCTGTAGCATCAATCGTTGCAGCAAGTGCAACAGGTACAGGTGATGTTTTTAATTGCTGTACATGATCTTCTCCAATGGTTGCACCCATATAAATTAAGCCGTCTACTTGTTTTTCAAACATTGTATTGATCAGTCTTAGTTCTTTTTCCTTGTTTTGATCCGAGTTGCTTAAGATGATATTGTATTTATACATCGTAGCAATGTCATCAATACCTCTTGCTAACTCTGAAAAGAAGATACTTGAGATATCCGGAATGATAACCCCAACAGTAGTTGTTTTTTTACTAGCTAGTCCACGCGCGACAGCATTCGGTCTGTATCCTAATCTTTCAATTGTATTAAGTACCTTTTTTCTTGTTGCTGGTTTCACGTTTGGATTACCATTTACTACTCGTGAAACAGTAGCCATTGAGACATTCGCTTCTCTAGCTACATCATAAATTGTTACATTCATTGTCCTAACCTCCAATATTGTATTAACGATATAGTTACTCTATAACAAACACATCTGCATAAATGTTTGGATATCTACATTATTTATGTATATCACTGATATTATAACAAATTTCGTGCAAAAATTAACAATATTTAATGTCATTTATGAAAATTTTTCATAAATGAACTAAAACGTTTTCCAAAAAATGCTAGCAAATGATGCTTGTCACTCTCTTTTTGACTCATTCCTAGCTTTAAGAGCATAACCATTTCCTCTACTATACAAGAAATGAAGCCGTTGTAGCAAGCATTTTGGTGTATATCATGAAACTTGATGATATCATAGATTGTAGCTTTCTTTCACTTCCCTCCCTCACCACATTTAAAACAACCATTTTTTTCTATTTATTAGTATAAACAATTCTATGAAATTTATGATACGATACATATTTCATTTGTTGATTCATAGGATGAAAAAGAAGAAAGGAGTGGACAAGATGGGGTTATTTCAAGAATTTCGACAGTTCGCTATTCGCGGAAGCGCAGTCGACATGGGTGTAGGGATGGTTCTTGGAGCTGCTTTTAGTGGCTTTATTGACTCATTGGTTACAGACATTTTGCTTCCGCCAATTGGTCTATTCTATTCTAAAATGAATGTTGAAGATTTATATATCACTTTAAATGGCGGAGTGTATTCCTCTCTTGCTGCTGCTAGAGAAGCAGGTGCTGTTACGATTAATTATGGATTGTTTCTCACCGCAGTGGTTCGCTTTATCATTATCCTTTTTGCTGTATTTATCGTAGTAAGACAAATCAATCGCTGGAAGAAACCGCATCAGCACCCTATGGAATCGATGACAAAAAAAGAATGTCCGTACTGCTGTCTGCCCATCCCCTCCCGCGCGGTCATCTGTCCCAATTGCTCCTCCGATCAAAAAGAATCACGGTTTAAATGGGAAAAACGCAAGCCGAAATTACGAATAAAGTGAAACCGTCTGTAAGACTCCCACTTCAAGTATCACAAAGAAGCTCTATAATACAGATTATGTATGCTAACTAAGATTGTATAGCCAAATGGTAATTTAGATAGATTTGATATGCTTTGCATATGGATTATGTTAACAAAGGCTGTATATTATTTTGATATGGATTGTCTGCTTAGCAAAGCTCCGGAAATAGGCGTTGTTGCCGATGCGGTATCCCAGCACAGTAAATATCTCAATATGGATGCTCGGCTAGCAATGGCTAACATAATTCATATTATAGAACCTACTTTCCTATTTAGCATGATTACTTCTAAGACTGTACGTATATAATTTCTTTGTTTAGCACAAAAAAACTCCTGAAGATCAGGAGTTTTTTAGATTATTTGTTTAATAGCTCGTTCATAAAGTTATGGAATGTCGGGATATCCATTTGTTGTGCTGAATCAGAAAGTGCTACTGCTGGATCTGGGTGTACTTCAGCCATGACACCATCTGCACCAATAGCTAATGCTGCTTTTGCTGCCGGCAGTAACAGATCTCTACGTCCAGTAGAATGCGTTACGTCGACCATTACAGGTAAGTGTGTCTCTTGTTTTAGAATTGGCACTGCCGTAATATCCAATGTATTTCGTGTTGCTTTCTCATACGTACGGATACCACGTTCACAAAGAATAATTTGTCCATTTCCTTTTGAATTGATGTATTCAGCTGCATTAATGAAATCAGAAATAGTCGCAGACATACCGCGTTTTAACAATACTGGTTTATTTGTTTCACCAGCAGCTTTTAACAATTCAAAGTTCTGCATGTTTCGTGCACCGATTTGAATAACATCAATGTAATTAACCGCTTCTTCAATATGTGCAGGGTTAACAATTTCACTTACAACTGCTAAACCATATTCGTCCGAAACTTTTTTCAAGATTTCCAATCCTTCAAATCCTAAACCTTGGAAATCATAAGGAGACGTTCTCGGTTTAAACGCTCCACCACGGATTAATTTAAGCCCTTCTTGTTTAATCGCAGAGGCAACTTCTGCCACCTGTTCATAACTCTCCACCGCACATGGGCCAAAAATAAAGTGTTGGTTACCGTCACCAAATGTATCACCATTTATATCAATTACAGTATCTTCTGGTTTTTTCTTACGAGATACTAGTAAAGCTTTACTATGATCATCTTCTTGTAATTCAAGACCTGCTTTAAAGATCTCTTTAAATAAGTGAACGATAGTCGAATTTTCGAACGGGCCATTGTTATGCTTTGTGATTAGATTTAACATATCACGTTCACGCACAGGATCATAGCTTCGGTTCGCACCTTGTTTCTCTTTTACTTGGCCAGTTTCTTTTACTAGCTCAGCACGTTTGTTAATTAACTCAAGAATTTCTAAGTTAACCTGGTCAAGCTTTCCGCGAAGCTGATCCAATTGCTCATTACTCATTATAAATCCCCCTAGTCCTATTTTAAATTCCAGAAAAAATGTTATACTTTCTATAGAATTACGGATAATTATAGCTAAAAAAAGTCGAATTGTCACCATTTAGAAACGAATATTTATAATTTTTTCACAATAGAAAGGAATAACAGAATAATGAATGAGCAACTCTTTGCACTTGATATCGGTACCAGATCAGTTGTTGGTCTATTAATGGAAAGGGATAAAAACCAATACAAATTAGTTGATTATTATATGATCGAACATCAAGAACGTTCGATGTTAGATGGACAAATACATAACATTGTTTCTGTTTCAAAAGTGATTCAGCAGGTCAAATTACAGTTAGAAAACAAACATAATACGGTATTACATAGTGTTTGTGTTGCTGCCGCGGGCCGAGCATTAAAAACAAAACGCATTATTTCTGCTAAAGATATCACGCAACAGCCTTTAATGAATCAGGAAGATATCCTTTTTTTAGAATTGGAGGCCGTTCAAAAGGCGCAATATCAACTTGCCACCACAGAAGAAGAGGCAAGCCTGGATTATTATTGTGTCGGTTATTCTGTCATTCAGTACAGCCTAGATGGCGAAACAATCGGTTCATTGATTGATCAGCAGGGTGTAGAAGCCGAAGTTGAAATCATTGCAACATTTCTACCAAAAGTGGTAGTAGAATCTCTCCTTTCTGCTTTACAACGTGCAGATTTAGAATTAGAAGCGTTAACTCTGGAACCGATTGCTGCCATCCACGTCTTAATGCCTCCATCTATGAGAAGATTAAACGTTGCACTGGTTGATATCGGTGCAGGCACAAGTGATATTGCACTGACATCGGAAGGCACCGTTACGGCTTACGGTATGGTTCCAAAGGCTGGTGATGAGATCACCGAGGCTATTAGTGATCAGTATTTATTAGATTTTAATCAAGCCGAGGATTTCAAGAAAGAAATCACACTGAACAAGCAAGCTACTGTTTCAGATATTCTAGGCTTTGAACAAACGATAGAGTTTCCGGATTTTATAGAACAAGTGGCTCCGGCCGTCGAATCACTCGCTGGTTCGATAGCTGAAGAGATCATTCAGTTAAACGGGACACCACCCAAAGCGGTCATGCTAGTTGGAGGTGGAAGCCAAACGCCAGAGTTAGCAAAGCGAATTGCCATTAAATTAAATCTTCCAACTAACAGAGTAGCTATCAGAGGTGTGGATGCCATTCCATTCCTTTCCAAACAAGATAATTTACCAGTCGGTCCCGAATTTATAACACCGATAGGGATCGCTATTGCCGCTAAACAAAATCCCGTCCACTATATAAGTGTGACGGTTAATCATCGAATGATCCGGTTATTTGAAATGAAAGCTTTAACGGTTGCAGATTGTTTGCTTGCTGCGGGAATTAATGTTAAGAAATTATACGGAAAACCCGGAATGGCTGCTATGGTGGAATACAACGATAAAGTCGTTACACTGCCAGGAACGTTTGGGTTAGCCCCGACTATTCAATTAAATGGAATGAATGCGAACGTTGATGATACAATCCACAATGGTGATACATTGTTAATTGAAAAGGGGAAAGATGGAGAACCAGCTCAAATGACAGCAGGGGAATTCATTGGTGAGCTACATACGATTACAATATTCTATAATCAATCTGCCTATCAGGTACATGCATCTTTGACAATTAACGGTCAGGCTGCAGGGATGGACACTTATCTGCATGATGGAGATAAAATTGCCTACCGTTCGCAAATTTCCGTAGCTGATTTCTTACATCAATTTCAAATAGATAATAATATTCAACAAGACTTTTCCGTATGGGTTGACGATCAGAAATTAGTATTAGAGGATTTTAGTAAGTCATTGCAGCTTAATAAAGAACAAGCACAGCTGAAGCAATCTTTAAAGAACGGTGATCAATTAGTCGACTATATGTATATAGAACCGACTGTGAATGATCTTATCTCGAAATTAGGGGTGCAAGCTTATCGCGAGCTAATGATAACCTATAATCACAAACCGCTAACACTGCGAAAAGAATTGGTAACCGTATATCGACACGGAGAGGTACTTGCCTTTGATGATGTTATTTCCGATCAGGATAAACTGCAAATAAAGCACTCATCTACTGATCCATTTATTTTTCAGGATATTTTCCGCTTTATTTCCTTAGATCTATCTCAAGCAAAAGGAAGAGTTGAACTAATTCGCAACGGAAACCCTGCCACTTTTTTCGAAGAATTACAACCAAATGATCAAATAGAAATCATACTGTAATATAGCGGGACTTTGATCAGTTGGGGGTGACCCCCACTGATCATTAGCGAAACTTACCAGGGTGTTAGCGTCTGTTTACTCCCACTTATCTACTTTGTGATAAGTGGGAGTCTTACAGACGGTTAACACCGTGATTAATATGAAGTTAAGCATGCAGCACTTCACTGATGTGTAGAATATTTGCATAGAAAAGCCGAACATAACAAGAATGTTGATTACTGACATGTCGTTGTTATGTTCGGCTATAGTTGAGTAAATTAAGCTTGCTTAGATATTTGCTTTTAAGTTACTAACGGTGATGGCAGAGTGACTATTGTTCCAAGTTGGTTCTTGGTCCGTAAAAGAAATCACTTGTGGTGATTCATGCTTGATCTGATAGCTATCCGCTATATAATTGGAAAGTTCTCGGGCCTTTTGTACATCTAAGCGAAAAAGCGGCTTATTAGAATGTTGACTGTACTGCTCAAATTCTCGATTTGCAGCGTCACTGATCGGACAAGTTATGCTATGCTTAAAGACAACAAAGTCATCATTGCTTTCTGTCACTCTTTTAAAATCCTCCACCGAAGTAATAGTTGTGATCTCCATTGATTATGCTCCTTTTAATGTGATGTAAACAGTAAAATGGACTGCATCAGCTACAGCCCATTTTATATCTTATACGTTCGTTTCTTTATTTTCTGCTTCTACAGCCTGTGCAGCTTCTTCAATCGCTTGTGCTACTTCTTCTGCTGCTTTCTCTGGATCTTCGTCTTTCGTCATTTTTTCCTGAATGGTTTCTTTTGTTTCTTTCAATTTAGTCGATAAATCCTGGGATTTATCAGAAAGAGTCTGT is a genomic window of Gracilibacillus salinarum containing:
- the ccpA gene encoding catabolite control protein A; the encoded protein is MNVTIYDVAREANVSMATVSRVVNGNPNVKPATRKKVLNTIERLGYRPNAVARGLASKKTTTVGVIIPDISSIFFSELARGIDDIATMYKYNIILSNSDQNKEKELRLINTMFEKQVDGLIYMGATIGEDHVQQLKTSPVPVALAATIDATETIPSVNIDYEQAAYEATSLLIENGTKHPIYVTGAEDSVVNERKYAGYVKAIKEANKEVNEEYVIKTEFSYESGVDAASKILNITDHPKAVFAATDEIALGVIHGLQDNGINVPEDMEVFGFDNTRLATMVRPTLSTVVQPMYDIGAVAMRLLTKFMNKETVEDQNVVLPHQIVKRNSTKQS
- the mscL gene encoding large conductance mechanosensitive channel protein MscL translates to MGLFQEFRQFAIRGSAVDMGVGMVLGAAFSGFIDSLVTDILLPPIGLFYSKMNVEDLYITLNGGVYSSLAAAREAGAVTINYGLFLTAVVRFIIILFAVFIVVRQINRWKKPHQHPMESMTKKECPYCCLPIPSRAVICPNCSSDQKESRFKWEKRKPKLRIK
- a CDS encoding bifunctional 3-deoxy-7-phosphoheptulonate synthase/chorismate mutase, which codes for MSNEQLDQLRGKLDQVNLEILELINKRAELVKETGQVKEKQGANRSYDPVRERDMLNLITKHNNGPFENSTIVHLFKEIFKAGLELQEDDHSKALLVSRKKKPEDTVIDINGDTFGDGNQHFIFGPCAVESYEQVAEVASAIKQEGLKLIRGGAFKPRTSPYDFQGLGFEGLEILKKVSDEYGLAVVSEIVNPAHIEEAVNYIDVIQIGARNMQNFELLKAAGETNKPVLLKRGMSATISDFINAAEYINSKGNGQIILCERGIRTYEKATRNTLDITAVPILKQETHLPVMVDVTHSTGRRDLLLPAAKAALAIGADGVMAEVHPDPAVALSDSAQQMDIPTFHNFMNELLNK
- the pilM gene encoding cell division protein FtsA, with translation MNEQLFALDIGTRSVVGLLMERDKNQYKLVDYYMIEHQERSMLDGQIHNIVSVSKVIQQVKLQLENKHNTVLHSVCVAAAGRALKTKRIISAKDITQQPLMNQEDILFLELEAVQKAQYQLATTEEEASLDYYCVGYSVIQYSLDGETIGSLIDQQGVEAEVEIIATFLPKVVVESLLSALQRADLELEALTLEPIAAIHVLMPPSMRRLNVALVDIGAGTSDIALTSEGTVTAYGMVPKAGDEITEAISDQYLLDFNQAEDFKKEITLNKQATVSDILGFEQTIEFPDFIEQVAPAVESLAGSIAEEIIQLNGTPPKAVMLVGGGSQTPELAKRIAIKLNLPTNRVAIRGVDAIPFLSKQDNLPVGPEFITPIGIAIAAKQNPVHYISVTVNHRMIRLFEMKALTVADCLLAAGINVKKLYGKPGMAAMVEYNDKVVTLPGTFGLAPTIQLNGMNANVDDTIHNGDTLLIEKGKDGEPAQMTAGEFIGELHTITIFYNQSAYQVHASLTINGQAAGMDTYLHDGDKIAYRSQISVADFLHQFQIDNNIQQDFSVWVDDQKLVLEDFSKSLQLNKEQAQLKQSLKNGDQLVDYMYIEPTVNDLISKLGVQAYRELMITYNHKPLTLRKELVTVYRHGEVLAFDDVISDQDKLQIKHSSTDPFIFQDIFRFISLDLSQAKGRVELIRNGNPATFFEELQPNDQIEIIL
- the ytxJ gene encoding bacillithiol system redox-active protein YtxJ: MEITTITSVEDFKRVTESNDDFVVFKHSITCPISDAANREFEQYSQHSNKPLFRLDVQKARELSNYIADSYQIKHESPQVISFTDQEPTWNNSHSAITVSNLKANI